From the genome of Pseudomonas sp. AB6, one region includes:
- a CDS encoding aspartate aminotransferase family protein — MSTSTTQTRQWQALSRDHHLAPFSDYKQLQEKGPRIITRAKGVYLWDSEGHKILDGMAGLWCVAIGYGREELADAASKQMRELPYYNLFFQTAHPPVLELAKAISDIAPEGMNHVFFTGSGSEGNDTMLRMVRHYWAIKGQPSKKIIISRVNGYHGSTVAGASLGGMTYMHEQGDLPIPGIVHIPQPYWFGEGGDMSPDEFGVWAAEQLEAKIIELGVNNVGAFIAEPIQGAGGVIVPPKTYWPKIKEILAKYDILFVADEVICGFGRTGEWFGSDFYDLKPDMMTIAKGLTSGYIPMGGLIVRDEVVKVLNEGGDFNHGFTYSGHPVAAAVALENIRILRDEKIVERVKAETAPYLQKRLRELNDHPLVGEVRGVGLLGAIELVKDKATRERYVGQGAGMICRTFCFDNGLIMRAVGDTMIISPPLVISFAEIDELITKARTCLDLTLHVLQG; from the coding sequence ATGAGTACCAGCACAACACAAACGCGCCAATGGCAGGCCCTGAGCCGAGATCATCACTTAGCGCCGTTCAGTGACTACAAACAACTGCAGGAAAAAGGCCCACGCATTATTACTCGCGCCAAGGGTGTTTACCTGTGGGACAGCGAAGGCCACAAAATTCTCGACGGCATGGCCGGTCTCTGGTGCGTCGCCATCGGTTATGGTCGCGAAGAACTGGCAGATGCCGCTAGCAAACAAATGCGTGAGCTGCCTTATTACAACTTGTTCTTCCAAACCGCCCACCCGCCGGTGCTGGAATTGGCTAAAGCCATTTCCGATATCGCGCCCGAAGGCATGAATCATGTGTTTTTCACCGGTTCTGGTTCGGAAGGTAACGACACCATGCTGCGTATGGTCCGTCATTACTGGGCTATCAAGGGGCAGCCGAGCAAGAAGATCATTATCAGTCGGGTCAACGGTTATCACGGCTCGACAGTGGCGGGCGCCAGCTTGGGCGGCATGACTTATATGCATGAGCAGGGCGACTTACCGATTCCGGGCATCGTCCACATTCCTCAGCCGTATTGGTTCGGTGAAGGCGGCGACATGAGTCCGGACGAGTTCGGGGTGTGGGCCGCCGAACAACTGGAAGCGAAGATTATCGAGTTGGGCGTCAATAACGTGGGTGCTTTTATTGCCGAGCCGATTCAGGGCGCGGGCGGCGTGATCGTTCCGCCTAAAACCTATTGGCCGAAAATCAAAGAGATTCTCGCCAAGTACGACATTTTATTCGTCGCCGATGAAGTGATCTGCGGATTTGGTCGCACCGGTGAGTGGTTCGGGTCCGATTTCTACGATCTCAAGCCGGACATGATGACCATCGCCAAAGGCCTGACCTCGGGATATATCCCCATGGGCGGACTGATCGTGCGCGACGAAGTGGTCAAGGTGCTTAATGAAGGCGGCGATTTCAATCATGGCTTTACCTATTCCGGGCATCCGGTGGCGGCGGCTGTCGCCCTGGAAAACATTCGAATCTTGCGCGATGAAAAAATCGTCGAGCGCGTAAAGGCTGAAACGGCACCTTATTTGCAAAAGCGTTTACGTGAGCTGAATGATCACCCGCTGGTCGGTGAGGTTCGGGGTGTTGGACTGTTGGGCGCGATTGAGTTGGTGAAAGATAAGGCCACTCGCGAGCGTTATGTCGGCCAAGGTGCTGGCATGATCTGCCGGACATTCTGCTTTGATAACGGCCTGATCATGCGTGCGGTAGGTGACACCATGATCATTTCGCCCCCCTTGGTCATTAGTTTTGCCGAAATCGACGAATTGATCACCAAGGCGCGCACCTGCCTTGATCTGACGTTGCATGTATTACAAGGCTAA
- a CDS encoding glutamine synthetase family protein has protein sequence MSNNLDQLTDWLKEHKITEVECMISDLTGITRGKISPTNKFIAEKGMRLPESVLLQTVTGDYVEDDIYYELLDPADIDMICRPDQNAVFLVPWAIEPTAQVIHDTYDKQGNPIELSPRNVLKKVLKLYADKGWQPIVAPEMEFYLTKRCEDPDFPLQPPIGRSGRPETGRQSFSIEAANEFDPLFEDVYDWCELQNLDLDTLIHEDGTAQMEINFRHGNALSLADQILVFKRTMREAALKHDVAATFMAKPMTGEPGSAMHLHQNVIDVATGKNIFSNEDGTMSELFLCHIGGLQKFIPELLPLFAPNVNSFRRFLPDTSAPVNVEWGEENRTVGLRVPDAGPQNRRVENRLPGADANPYLAIAASLLCGFIGMVEAINPSAPVVGRGYERRNLRLPLTIEDALERMENSKTIEKYLGKKFIVGYVAVKRAEHENFKRVISSWEREFLLFAV, from the coding sequence ATGAGTAACAACCTCGATCAGCTCACGGATTGGTTGAAAGAGCACAAGATCACCGAAGTCGAATGCATGATCAGCGACCTCACCGGGATCACTCGTGGCAAGATTTCACCCACTAATAAATTCATCGCCGAAAAAGGCATGCGGCTGCCGGAGAGCGTGTTGCTGCAGACGGTCACCGGTGATTATGTCGAAGATGACATCTATTACGAACTGCTGGACCCGGCCGACATCGACATGATCTGCCGCCCCGATCAAAATGCCGTGTTTCTTGTCCCATGGGCCATCGAGCCTACCGCCCAAGTCATTCACGACACCTACGACAAGCAGGGCAACCCCATTGAGTTGTCTCCGCGCAACGTATTGAAGAAAGTTCTTAAACTCTATGCCGACAAAGGCTGGCAGCCCATTGTGGCGCCAGAGATGGAGTTTTATCTGACCAAGCGCTGCGAAGATCCTGATTTTCCGTTGCAGCCGCCGATAGGCCGCTCCGGTCGCCCGGAAACCGGGCGTCAATCCTTCTCTATAGAAGCCGCCAACGAATTCGATCCGCTGTTCGAAGATGTTTATGACTGGTGTGAGTTACAGAACCTGGATCTTGATACGTTGATCCACGAAGACGGCACGGCCCAAATGGAAATTAACTTCCGTCACGGCAATGCATTGTCATTGGCGGATCAGATTCTGGTGTTCAAGCGCACCATGCGCGAAGCCGCGCTCAAGCACGATGTAGCTGCCACCTTCATGGCCAAGCCCATGACCGGAGAGCCGGGCAGCGCGATGCATTTGCATCAGAACGTCATTGATGTCGCTACCGGCAAAAACATCTTTTCTAATGAAGACGGGACGATGAGTGAGTTGTTTTTGTGCCACATCGGTGGACTGCAAAAATTTATCCCTGAACTGCTGCCGTTGTTCGCGCCGAACGTAAATTCGTTCCGCCGTTTTCTGCCCGATACTTCTGCGCCAGTGAACGTGGAGTGGGGCGAAGAGAACCGCACAGTCGGGTTGCGCGTACCGGACGCTGGCCCGCAAAACCGTCGTGTGGAAAACCGCCTCCCAGGGGCCGATGCCAACCCTTATCTGGCGATTGCCGCCAGCCTGTTGTGTGGCTTTATCGGCATGGTCGAGGCAATTAACCCCAGTGCGCCGGTCGTCGGGCGAGGTTATGAGCGGCGCAACCTGCGCCTGCCACTGACCATTGAGGACGCGCTGGAACGGATGGAAAACAGCAAGACTATCGAAAAATACCTCGGCAAGAAGTTCATCGTTGGTTACGTCGCAGTCAAGCGTGCCGAGCATGAGAATTTCAAGCGCGTGATCAGCTCCTGGGAACGTGAGTTCCTGCTGTTCGCGGTCTGA
- a CDS encoding gamma-glutamyl-gamma-aminobutyrate hydrolase family protein, translating into MSRLPLIGVTACTKQIGLHSYHISGDKYVHAVALAAKGLPLILPSLAELLDPADLLSSLDGLLFTGSPSNVEPYHYGGPASLPGTDHDPERDRTTLPLIRAAVAAGVPILGICRGFQEMNVAFGGSLHQQVHEVGTFMDHREQSDDPLDVQYGPSHTMYIQPGGVLAALGLPSEIEVNSIHGQGVERLGLGLRVEALAPDGLIEAISVEAGLSFALGVQWHPEWQVTSNPNYLAIFQAFGDACRARAKLRDADALKRA; encoded by the coding sequence ATGTCTCGCCTGCCGTTAATCGGCGTGACCGCCTGCACTAAGCAGATTGGTCTGCACAGTTATCACATCAGTGGTGACAAATATGTACACGCAGTCGCTCTTGCTGCTAAGGGCCTGCCACTGATCCTGCCTTCACTGGCCGAATTACTCGACCCTGCCGACCTTCTTTCCAGTCTTGATGGGCTCCTGTTTACCGGGTCGCCCTCCAATGTCGAGCCCTATCACTACGGCGGCCCAGCCAGTTTGCCAGGCACTGATCATGATCCTGAACGCGATCGCACCACCTTACCGTTAATTCGTGCAGCTGTGGCAGCGGGCGTACCGATATTGGGTATCTGCCGAGGCTTTCAAGAAATGAATGTCGCGTTCGGCGGGAGCCTGCACCAGCAGGTTCATGAAGTCGGAACGTTCATGGACCATCGTGAGCAAAGTGACGATCCGCTCGACGTCCAATACGGTCCCAGTCATACGATGTATATCCAGCCAGGCGGCGTTCTTGCAGCTCTCGGCTTACCGAGTGAAATCGAAGTCAACTCGATTCACGGACAGGGCGTTGAGCGTCTGGGGCTTGGCTTGCGCGTCGAAGCGCTGGCGCCGGATGGGCTGATTGAAGCGATTTCGGTCGAGGCAGGCTTAAGTTTTGCGTTGGGCGTGCAATGGCACCCTGAATGGCAGGTCACCTCGAATCCGAACTACCTTGCGATCTTTCAGGCATTTGGCGATGCCTGTCGAGCGCGGGCGAAACTACGCGACGCAGACGCGTTAAAACGTGCCTGA
- a CDS encoding polyamine ABC transporter substrate-binding protein yields the protein MKIFGKTLLALSLMGVVAAAAQADDKVLHVYNWSDYIAPDTIAQFEKESGIKVVYDVFDSNETLEAKLLAGKSGYDIVVPSNNFLAKQIKAGVYLELDKSKLPNWKNLNQSLLSTVGKASDPGNKHAFPYMWGSIGIGYNAEKVKAALGADAPVNSWDLVFKPENAAKLKDCGISFLDSPTEMMPIALHYLGFATNTQDKDQIKKAEQLFLKIRPSVAYFHSSKYISDLANGNICVAVGYSGDVYQAKARAAEAGDKVKVSYSIPKEGAGSFYDMVAIPKDAENVEGAYKFMNFIMKPEIMAAITNSVHFPNGNAAATALVDKDITSDPGVYPPAEIQAKLYAISDLPAPTLRLLTRSWTTIKSGK from the coding sequence ATGAAAATATTTGGCAAGACCCTTCTCGCCTTATCCCTTATGGGTGTGGTGGCCGCCGCTGCTCAGGCCGACGATAAAGTACTACACGTCTATAACTGGTCGGACTACATTGCACCGGACACCATCGCCCAGTTTGAAAAAGAGTCGGGTATCAAAGTCGTCTATGACGTTTTTGACAGCAACGAAACTCTGGAAGCCAAGTTGCTGGCTGGTAAATCCGGGTACGACATCGTGGTGCCGTCCAACAACTTCCTGGCAAAGCAGATCAAGGCTGGCGTCTATTTGGAACTGGACAAGTCCAAGCTGCCAAACTGGAAAAATCTTAACCAGAGTCTGCTAAGCACGGTCGGAAAAGCTAGCGACCCGGGTAATAAGCATGCGTTCCCGTACATGTGGGGTTCGATCGGGATTGGTTACAACGCCGAGAAAGTCAAAGCCGCATTGGGCGCAGACGCACCGGTGAATTCATGGGACCTAGTGTTCAAGCCCGAGAACGCAGCCAAGCTCAAGGACTGTGGTATCAGCTTCCTCGACTCACCGACCGAGATGATGCCGATTGCCCTGCATTACTTGGGTTTCGCGACCAACACCCAAGACAAGGACCAGATCAAGAAGGCTGAACAGCTGTTCCTTAAAATTCGTCCGTCAGTGGCGTACTTTCACTCCTCCAAATACATCTCCGACCTGGCCAACGGCAACATCTGCGTAGCGGTCGGTTATTCGGGTGACGTGTATCAGGCCAAAGCCCGTGCTGCTGAAGCCGGCGACAAGGTCAAGGTCAGCTACTCGATTCCGAAAGAAGGCGCTGGCAGCTTTTACGATATGGTTGCCATCCCTAAAGACGCCGAGAACGTTGAAGGGGCTTACAAATTCATGAACTTCATCATGAAGCCGGAAATCATGGCGGCCATCACCAACAGCGTGCACTTCCCGAACGGCAACGCGGCGGCTACAGCCTTGGTTGATAAAGACATTACTAGCGACCCAGGCGTTTATCCACCGGCTGAGATCCAGGCAAAACTGTATGCCATCAGCGATTTGCCAGCACCCACGCTGCGCTTGCTGACACGCAGCTGGACCACCATCAAATCCGGTAAATAA
- a CDS encoding polyamine ABC transporter substrate-binding protein yields the protein MRISLFRKTMLAGASLALAVSAYAAPTVHIYNWSDYIGETTLVDFEAATHIKPVYDVFDSNETLEGKLLAGHTGYDVVVPSNHFLGKQIKAGAFQKLDKSKLSNYANLDPALLKRLQKNDPGNQYAVPYLWGTNGIGYNVDKVKAVLGVDKIDSWAMLFEPENIKKLSKCGVAFLDSADEMIPAVLNYMGLKPNSEDPKDYAKAEAKLLAVRPYITYFNSSKYITDLANGNICVAAGFSGDVFQARARAAEAGRGVKIAYAIPKEGGNLWFDMLAIPSDAPNVKEAHAFINYLLKPEVIAQVSDTVGYANPNPKADKLMDQKVRTDAAVYPPQEVLDKLYVSAELPPKVQRLMTRSWTKVKSGK from the coding sequence ATGCGCATTTCTTTATTTCGTAAAACCATGCTGGCGGGAGCAAGCCTGGCCTTGGCGGTCAGCGCTTATGCGGCACCTACTGTGCATATTTATAATTGGTCGGATTACATTGGCGAAACTACGCTGGTGGATTTTGAAGCGGCTACTCATATCAAACCGGTGTACGACGTTTTCGATTCCAACGAGACCCTCGAAGGCAAATTGCTCGCGGGGCATACCGGGTACGACGTGGTCGTGCCGTCTAATCATTTTTTAGGCAAGCAGATTAAAGCGGGTGCCTTTCAGAAGCTCGACAAATCCAAGTTGTCCAACTATGCAAATCTCGACCCGGCGCTGCTCAAACGTTTGCAAAAGAACGATCCGGGTAATCAATACGCTGTGCCTTATCTGTGGGGCACCAACGGCATCGGCTACAACGTCGATAAAGTGAAAGCGGTGCTTGGTGTCGATAAAATCGATTCTTGGGCCATGCTGTTCGAGCCGGAAAACATCAAGAAACTGTCAAAGTGCGGCGTCGCTTTTCTCGACTCGGCTGATGAAATGATTCCCGCAGTGCTCAACTACATGGGCCTGAAACCGAACAGTGAAGACCCTAAGGATTACGCCAAAGCTGAGGCGAAATTGCTGGCGGTGCGGCCGTATATAACCTATTTCAACTCGTCGAAATACATCACTGATCTTGCTAACGGGAACATCTGCGTCGCAGCCGGTTTTTCCGGTGATGTTTTCCAGGCGCGGGCCCGTGCAGCCGAAGCCGGTAGGGGTGTGAAAATTGCGTATGCGATTCCCAAAGAGGGCGGCAATCTGTGGTTTGACATGCTCGCGATACCCAGCGACGCGCCTAATGTCAAAGAGGCCCATGCGTTTATCAACTATTTGCTGAAACCTGAGGTGATCGCCCAGGTCAGCGACACCGTCGGTTATGCCAACCCGAACCCAAAGGCTGACAAGCTGATGGATCAAAAGGTACGGACCGATGCTGCGGTTTACCCACCGCAAGAGGTGCTGGACAAGCTCTACGTCAGTGCTGAATTGCCACCTAAGGTGCAACGATTGATGACCCGCAGCTGGACCAAGGTCAAGTCGGGCAAATAA
- a CDS encoding ABC transporter permease subunit — protein sequence MPGGRQMVIGVPFIWMFLFFMLPFIIVLKISFAEADVAIPPYTEIFSFVEQKFSMILNFGNYALLGNDELYIAAYLGSLKMAFFSTLLCLLIGYPMAYGIATAKKESQTVLLLLIMMPTWTAILIRVYAWMGILSNNGLLNSFLMWLGVINEPLHILNTNVAVYIGVVYSYLPFMILPLFANLVKHDQSLLEAASDLGSSTFNSFWKITVPLSKNGIIAGCMLVFIPVVGEFVIPELLGGPETLMIGRILWQEFFNNRDWPVASALAVVMLAVLIVPIILFNRSQAKELEAKA from the coding sequence ATTCCCGGTGGCCGGCAGATGGTCATTGGGGTGCCCTTTATTTGGATGTTTTTGTTTTTCATGCTGCCTTTCATCATCGTGCTGAAAATCAGCTTCGCTGAAGCAGACGTAGCCATCCCGCCATACACCGAGATTTTCAGCTTCGTTGAACAGAAGTTCTCGATGATCCTGAACTTCGGTAACTACGCGTTGCTCGGCAACGACGAGTTGTACATCGCCGCGTACCTGGGCTCGCTGAAGATGGCCTTTTTCAGCACGCTGCTGTGCTTGTTGATTGGCTATCCCATGGCCTACGGTATCGCCACGGCGAAAAAAGAAAGCCAGACCGTTTTGCTGCTGTTGATCATGATGCCGACGTGGACCGCGATCCTTATTAGGGTCTATGCGTGGATGGGCATCCTCAGCAATAACGGGCTTTTGAACTCATTCCTGATGTGGTTGGGCGTGATCAATGAACCCCTACACATCCTCAACACCAATGTGGCGGTGTATATCGGCGTGGTCTATTCGTACCTGCCGTTCATGATTTTGCCGTTGTTCGCGAACTTGGTGAAGCACGATCAGAGCTTGCTGGAGGCCGCGTCCGATTTGGGTTCCAGTACGTTTAACAGCTTCTGGAAGATCACTGTGCCGCTTTCTAAAAACGGCATCATCGCCGGCTGCATGCTGGTGTTTATTCCCGTGGTCGGCGAGTTTGTGATCCCGGAACTGCTCGGTGGCCCCGAGACGTTGATGATTGGTCGAATACTCTGGCAAGAATTCTTTAACAACCGTGACTGGCCGGTGGCGTCAGCGTTGGCGGTGGTTATGTTGGCGGTATTGATTGTGCCGATAATCTTGTTCAACCGCAGTCAGGCTAAAGAACTGGAGGCGAAAGCATGA
- a CDS encoding ABC transporter permease subunit: MKAFRFSNVMLVLGLVFIYAPMVILVIYSFNASKLVTVWGGWSINWYVGLLDNTQLMGAVARSLEIACYTSVAAVALGTMAAFVLTRIAHFKGRTLFGGLATAPLVMPEVITGLSLLLLFVFMAQLIGWPQERGIVTIWIAHTTFCSAYVSVVVSARLRELDMSIEEAAMDLGARPWKVFFQITIPMIAPSLAAGAMMSFALSLDDLVLASFVSGPGSTTLPMEVFSAVRLGVKPEINAIASLILLAVSIATFMVWFFSRRAEDSRKRAIQLAVDEAAAESWKQPDPRRAPMPKAVEPA; encoded by the coding sequence ATGAAGGCTTTCAGGTTCTCAAACGTGATGCTGGTACTTGGGCTGGTATTTATTTATGCGCCCATGGTCATCTTGGTTATTTACTCCTTCAACGCCTCCAAGCTGGTGACGGTGTGGGGCGGATGGTCGATCAATTGGTACGTCGGACTGCTGGACAACACGCAACTGATGGGAGCGGTGGCGCGTTCGCTGGAAATCGCCTGCTATACGTCGGTCGCCGCTGTGGCGTTGGGGACAATGGCGGCGTTCGTGCTGACCCGCATCGCGCACTTCAAAGGCCGCACCCTGTTTGGTGGGCTGGCAACCGCGCCGTTGGTAATGCCGGAAGTGATCACCGGTCTGTCACTGTTGCTGTTGTTTGTGTTCATGGCGCAATTGATCGGTTGGCCGCAAGAGCGCGGCATCGTCACGATCTGGATTGCCCACACCACGTTCTGTTCTGCTTATGTATCAGTGGTAGTTTCGGCACGCTTACGTGAGCTGGACATGTCCATCGAAGAAGCAGCCATGGACCTTGGCGCGCGACCGTGGAAGGTGTTCTTCCAGATCACGATTCCAATGATCGCACCGTCGCTGGCAGCGGGCGCCATGATGTCGTTTGCCCTTTCGCTGGATGACTTGGTACTTGCAAGTTTTGTCTCTGGCCCGGGTTCAACCACCCTGCCGATGGAAGTATTCTCGGCCGTGCGCTTAGGGGTTAAACCGGAAATCAACGCAATTGCCAGTTTGATCCTGTTGGCAGTGTCGATTGCAACGTTCATGGTCTGGTTCTTTAGCCGTAGAGCTGAAGACTCGCGTAAGCGAGCCATCCAATTGGCCGTCGACGAAGCCGCAGCCGAGTCATGGAAACAACCCGACCCACGTCGCGCTCCTATGCCCAAGGCCGTGGAGCCAGCGTAG
- the potA gene encoding polyamine ABC transporter ATP-binding protein, giving the protein MAVASGAYKKALEGDQQPKQVLVKIDRVTKKFDETIAVDDVSLQINKGEIFALLGGSGSGKSTLLRMLAGFERPTEGRIYLDGVDITDMPPYERPINMMFQSYALFPHMTVAQNIAFGLKQDKISSQEIDARVAEMLKLVQMSEYAKRKPHQLSGGQRQRVALARSLAKKPKLLLLDEPMGALDKKLRSHMQLELVEIIERVGVTCIMVTHDQEEAMTMAQRIAIMHLGWIAQIGSPIDIYETPTSRLVCEFIGNVNLFEGEVIEDAEGHALISSPELERNIYVGHGISTSVEDKRITYAIRPEKLLVTTEMPTCEHNWSRGKVHDIAYLGGHSVFYVQLPCGKLVQSFVANAERRGARPTWDDEVYVWWEDDSGVVLRS; this is encoded by the coding sequence ATGGCAGTTGCCTCCGGCGCCTATAAGAAAGCCCTCGAGGGTGATCAGCAACCTAAACAGGTGCTGGTCAAAATCGACCGGGTCACGAAGAAGTTCGACGAGACGATTGCCGTGGACGATGTGTCCCTGCAGATCAACAAGGGCGAAATTTTTGCGTTGCTCGGGGGATCTGGTTCAGGAAAATCTACTTTACTTCGTATGCTTGCGGGCTTCGAGCGACCCACCGAGGGGCGAATTTACCTCGACGGCGTCGACATTACCGATATGCCGCCTTACGAGCGGCCGATCAACATGATGTTTCAGTCCTACGCACTGTTCCCGCATATGACTGTGGCGCAGAACATCGCCTTCGGTTTGAAGCAAGACAAAATTTCCAGTCAGGAAATAGACGCCCGTGTCGCGGAAATGCTCAAGCTGGTGCAGATGAGCGAATACGCCAAGCGTAAACCGCATCAACTGTCAGGCGGCCAGCGGCAGCGGGTGGCCTTGGCGCGCTCGTTGGCGAAAAAACCGAAGTTGCTGCTCCTCGATGAACCGATGGGCGCACTGGATAAAAAGCTGCGTTCGCACATGCAGCTCGAATTGGTGGAAATCATCGAGCGCGTCGGCGTGACCTGCATCATGGTGACCCACGATCAGGAAGAGGCCATGACCATGGCCCAGCGCATTGCGATCATGCATTTGGGCTGGATTGCGCAGATTGGCAGCCCGATCGACATCTACGAAACCCCCACCAGCCGTTTGGTCTGTGAATTCATCGGCAACGTGAATTTGTTCGAAGGCGAGGTGATCGAAGACGCCGAAGGCCATGCGCTGATCTCAAGCCCGGAACTGGAACGCAATATCTACGTCGGCCATGGCATCAGTACGTCCGTGGAGGACAAGCGCATCACCTACGCGATTCGTCCCGAAAAACTGTTGGTTACGACCGAGATGCCGACCTGCGAGCACAACTGGTCTCGGGGCAAAGTCCATGACATCGCTTACTTAGGTGGGCATTCGGTGTTCTACGTGCAACTGCCTTGCGGCAAGCTGGTTCAGTCGTTCGTGGCCAATGCCGAGCGCCGTGGTGCACGACCGACTTGGGATGACGAAGTGTATGTCTGGTGGGAAGACGACAGTGGCGTGGTGCTGCGCTCATGA